The Fusarium oxysporum Fo47 chromosome II, complete sequence genome includes a region encoding these proteins:
- a CDS encoding ketose-bisphosphate aldolase — MPEPIENLRNTNRTLRILEDAVKGNYGVLAAICYNIEHLTAIVKAAEAKRSPLVLLLFPSTLRQLPTLAWAASAAIKSATVPLSLHLDHAQDVSQIEEVVKTLPFDSIMVDMSHYDHEENLAKTTALTKLCHKRGIAVEAESGRINGGEDGIADTDDLEALFTSPEEAENFLKAGIDILAPSVGNIHGDYGPKGPDLDLARLSSIDKQIRGHAFMALHGTNDFTAQIMQDCIKAGAVKLNVNKLLLEVWHAHLKENAHKPFMQRVDEGIEILQAEVERWIDICGSTGKA, encoded by the exons ATGCCAGAACCAATTGAAAACTTGAGAAACACGAACCGAACCTTACGTATCTTAGAAGATGCTGTCAAGGGTAACTATGGGGTCTTAGCAGCAATATG CTACAATATCGAACATCTCACAGCCATAGTCAAAGCAGCCGAAGCAAAACGATCCCCACTGGTTCTCCTTCTATTCCCCTCTACCCTGAGACAGCTACCAACTCTAGCCTGGGCAGCATCTGCGGCTATCAAATCAGCGACCGTACCgctctctcttcatcttgatcatGCACAAGATGTTTCACAGATCGAAGAGGTCGTGAAAACTTTACCTTTTGACTCTATCATGGTTGATATGAGCCATTACGATCATGAGGAAAATCTTGCTAAGACTACTGCATTGACGAAGTTGTGTCATAAGCGGGGTATTGCTGTCGAGGCAGAGAGTGGACGGATCAATGGGGGGGAAGATGGCATTGCTGATactgatgatcttgaag CCTTATTCACTTCTCCCGAGGAGGCAGAAAACTTCCTCAAAGCAGGTATAGACATCCTGGCCCCGAGCGTCGGCAATATTCACGGTGATTATGGCCCCAAAGGACCGGACCTCGACCTTGCCAGACTCTCATCCATTGATAAACAGATCCGTGGGCATGCATTCATGGCACTTCACGGGACAAATGACTTCACTGCTCAGATCATGCAAGACTGTATCAAAGCTGGAGCCGTGAAGCTCAATGTCAACAAATTGCTCTTGGAGGTCTGGCATGCCCACTTAAAGGAGAATGCACATAAACCTTTCATGCAGCGTGTAGATGAAGGGATAGAGATACTACAGGCCGAGGTTGAGAGATGGATAGATATTTGTGGAAGTACTGGCAAGGCATAG